Proteins co-encoded in one Candidatus Omnitrophota bacterium genomic window:
- the rpsO gene encoding 30S ribosomal protein S15 — translation MVLVKDKKKDIIEKYKLHARDTGSAEVQIAILTERINSLTDHFKSHKKDHHSRRGLLMMVGKRRRFLNYLKEKDTKKYEEIIGKLNLRK, via the coding sequence TTGGTTCTAGTTAAAGATAAGAAGAAAGATATCATTGAGAAGTACAAATTGCATGCCAGGGACACTGGTTCAGCCGAGGTGCAAATAGCCATTCTGACCGAGAGGATCAATTCCTTGACCGATCATTTTAAATCGCACAAGAAAGATCATCACTCTAGAAGAGGGCTTTTGATGATGGTTGGCAAAAGGCGCCGGTTCCTTAATTACCTTAAAGAAAAAGATACCAAAAAATACGAAGAAATCATTGGTAAGCTAAATTTGCGCAAATAA